A region from the Methylocella sp. genome encodes:
- a CDS encoding NADH-quinone oxidoreductase subunit J — translation MNVPALFFYLFSAVLIGAAFMVISSRNPVHSVLFLILAFFNAAGLFLLLGAEFLAMILVVVYVGAVAVLFLFVVMMLDVDFAEFKQGVLQYLPIGGTIGAIVLLELILVVSGWTIDASSIANVATPAPPGMSNTLALGRVLYTQYVYLFEAAGLILLTAMIGAIVLTLRHKIGVKRQNVALQNARTPAEAVEIRKTPSRQGV, via the coding sequence ATGAACGTCCCGGCGCTGTTCTTCTATCTGTTTTCGGCCGTCCTCATCGGCGCGGCCTTCATGGTGATTTCATCGCGCAATCCCGTCCATTCGGTGCTTTTCCTGATCCTCGCCTTTTTCAACGCGGCGGGCCTGTTTCTTCTGCTCGGGGCGGAATTTTTGGCGATGATCCTCGTCGTCGTTTATGTCGGCGCGGTGGCCGTTCTGTTCCTCTTCGTCGTCATGATGCTCGACGTCGATTTCGCCGAATTCAAGCAGGGGGTTCTGCAATATTTGCCGATTGGCGGGACCATCGGCGCCATCGTGCTGCTCGAATTGATCCTCGTCGTCAGCGGCTGGACGATCGACGCAAGCTCGATCGCGAATGTTGCGACGCCTGCGCCGCCCGGCATGAGCAATACTCTGGCGCTCGGCCGCGTGCTCTATACGCAATATGTCTATCTGTTCGAGGCGGCTGGACTGATCCTTCTCACCGCAATGATCGGCGCCATCGTTCTGACCCTGCGCCACAAGATCGGCGTCAAGCGCCAGAATGTGGCGCTGCAGAATGCGCGGACGCCGGCTGAGGCGGTCGAAATTCGCAAGACGCCATCGCGGCAAGGCGTGTGA
- the nuoL gene encoding NADH-quinone oxidoreductase subunit L: MYAAIVFLPLLGFLIAGPFGRWIGARPSEIVTTTLLFVAAALSWVVFVDVDLGTAPATVSVLGEWFTSGALRAEWSLRIDSLTAVMLIVVTTVSALVHLYSIGYMSEDPSRPRFFSYLSLFTFAMLALVTADNLVQMFFGWEGVGLASYLLIGFWYEKPAANAAAIKAFVVNRVGDFGFLLGIFMVFLLTNSFGFEQIFAAAPGLANTTIHVFGADMDAMTITCLLLFMGAMGKSAQFLLHTWLPDAMEGPTPVSALIHAATMVTAGVFMVARLSPLFEEAPAALSFVIFIGATTAFFAATVGLVQTDIKRVIAYSTCSQLGYMFVALGVGGYSIAIFHLFTHAFFKALLFLGAGSVITAMHHEQDMRQMGGLWRKIPFTFAAMTVGTLSLTGFPFTSGFFSKDAIIEAAYASHQTMASYGYVMTVVAAALTSFYSWRLVFLTFFGKARWAADAHAASDHDAHGHDSHQLNPHESPLSMMIPLLVLSIGALFAGMIFRSDFIGDDVTEFWKRALFLTPTNHILEEMDQIPHFASLMPAIMMVVGFLVALYLYILAPGTASRWAEAMPALYRFLLNKWYFDELYDKIFVRPAFWLGRLFWKGGDGAIIDRFGPDGVAARVVDVTGRVVKLQSGYIYQYAFAMLIGLAAIITWYVVGGVR; encoded by the coding sequence ATGTATGCGGCAATTGTCTTCCTTCCGCTGCTTGGATTTTTGATCGCCGGCCCGTTCGGCCGCTGGATCGGCGCTCGCCCATCCGAGATCGTCACGACGACGCTGCTGTTTGTCGCGGCGGCATTGTCATGGGTCGTCTTTGTCGACGTCGATCTTGGAACGGCGCCCGCCACCGTCTCCGTGCTCGGCGAATGGTTCACGTCGGGGGCGCTTCGGGCCGAATGGTCGCTTCGCATCGATAGTTTGACGGCGGTGATGCTCATTGTCGTCACTACCGTTTCGGCGCTCGTCCATCTCTATTCGATCGGCTACATGAGCGAGGATCCTTCGCGGCCGCGCTTCTTCTCCTATCTGTCGCTCTTCACCTTCGCCATGCTGGCGTTGGTGACGGCCGACAACCTGGTCCAGATGTTTTTCGGTTGGGAGGGGGTCGGGCTCGCCTCATATCTGTTGATCGGCTTCTGGTACGAAAAGCCTGCGGCGAACGCAGCGGCGATTAAGGCGTTCGTCGTCAATCGCGTCGGCGATTTCGGCTTCCTGCTCGGCATTTTCATGGTGTTCCTGCTCACCAATTCGTTCGGGTTCGAGCAGATTTTCGCCGCGGCGCCTGGCCTTGCAAATACGACGATACATGTCTTCGGCGCCGACATGGACGCGATGACGATCACCTGTCTCTTGCTGTTCATGGGCGCGATGGGCAAGTCGGCGCAGTTCCTGCTGCACACCTGGCTGCCGGACGCCATGGAAGGGCCGACGCCCGTTTCAGCGCTGATCCACGCGGCGACCATGGTCACCGCCGGCGTCTTCATGGTCGCGCGTCTTTCGCCATTGTTCGAGGAGGCGCCGGCGGCGCTATCCTTCGTGATTTTCATTGGCGCGACCACGGCCTTCTTCGCCGCCACGGTCGGTCTCGTCCAGACCGACATCAAACGCGTCATCGCCTATTCGACCTGCTCGCAGCTTGGCTATATGTTCGTCGCGCTTGGCGTCGGCGGCTATTCAATCGCCATATTCCATCTCTTCACCCACGCATTCTTCAAAGCGCTCCTCTTCCTTGGCGCCGGCTCGGTGATCACGGCGATGCATCACGAGCAGGATATGCGCCAGATGGGCGGCCTGTGGCGCAAAATCCCGTTCACTTTCGCGGCGATGACCGTAGGCACCCTGTCATTGACAGGTTTCCCGTTCACTTCTGGCTTTTTCTCCAAGGATGCAATCATAGAGGCGGCCTACGCATCACATCAGACGATGGCTTCCTACGGATATGTGATGACGGTCGTCGCCGCAGCGCTGACTTCCTTTTATTCCTGGCGCCTGGTCTTCCTGACATTTTTCGGCAAAGCGCGCTGGGCCGCTGACGCGCACGCGGCGTCCGATCATGATGCGCATGGCCACGACAGCCATCAGCTCAATCCGCATGAGTCGCCGCTGAGCATGATGATCCCGCTGCTCGTCCTGAGCATTGGAGCTTTGTTCGCGGGAATGATATTCCGCAGCGATTTCATCGGCGATGACGTCACCGAGTTTTGGAAAAGGGCGCTCTTTCTCACTCCGACAAATCACATTCTGGAGGAGATGGATCAAATTCCGCATTTTGCCAGTCTGATGCCGGCGATCATGATGGTCGTTGGGTTTCTGGTCGCGCTCTATCTCTATATTCTCGCGCCGGGAACGGCGTCGCGGTGGGCGGAAGCCATGCCGGCGCTCTATCGGTTTCTGCTCAACAAATGGTATTTTGACGAACTCTACGACAAGATTTTCGTGCGTCCTGCGTTTTGGCTGGGCCGCCTGTTCTGGAAGGGGGGCGATGGCGCCATCATCGATCGCTTCGGGCCGGACGGCGTCGCCGCGCGCGTCGTTGACGTGACCGGCCGCGTCGTGAAACTGCAGAGCGGTTACATTTACCAATATGCTTTCGCCATGCTGATCGGTCTCGCCGCCATCATCACTTGGTATGTGGTCGGGGGAGTGCGCTAA
- a CDS encoding NADH-quinone oxidoreductase subunit M, whose protein sequence is MFGFGILSCIVFLPLVGAGFIIALRGDDEATLNNARWAALGTTLIVFLLSLYAYSKFDTSSPAFQLIEEKSWFGAGLVYKLGVDGLSMPFLILTAFLMPFCIAASWKSITYRVKDYMVAFLILETLMLGVFSALDLVLFYLFFEGGLIPMFLIIGIWGGKRRVYASFKFFLYTLVGSLLMLLAIMAMYGVAGTTDITVLLKTNFPASMQKWLFLAFFASLAVKMPMWPVHTWLPDAHVEAPTAGSVILAGVLLKMGGYGFIRFSLPMFPDASSYFAPLIFALSIIAIIYTSLVALVQEDMKKLIAYSSVAHMGFVTMGLFSMTEQGVQGAVFQMISHGLVSGALFLCVGVVYDRMHTRDIAAYGGLAARMPLYAVAFMIFTMANVGLPGTSGFIGEFLSLLGAFRVNSWVGLFATTGVILSAAYALYLYRRIIFGALDKPSLQNILDLSWREVAILAPLVALTLFYGLHPAPVLQSSAASITALIKNYDMALSTTKTAALALH, encoded by the coding sequence ATGTTTGGCTTCGGCATTCTCTCTTGCATCGTCTTTTTGCCGCTCGTCGGCGCGGGGTTCATCATCGCTCTGCGCGGCGATGACGAAGCCACTTTGAATAACGCCCGTTGGGCGGCGCTCGGCACGACGTTGATCGTGTTCCTGTTGTCGCTCTATGCCTACTCCAAGTTCGATACGTCCTCGCCGGCTTTTCAGCTCATCGAGGAGAAATCCTGGTTCGGAGCCGGCCTCGTCTACAAGCTTGGCGTCGATGGTCTCTCGATGCCCTTCCTGATCCTCACCGCATTCCTGATGCCGTTCTGCATCGCCGCTTCGTGGAAATCGATCACCTATCGCGTCAAAGACTATATGGTCGCTTTCCTGATCCTTGAGACCTTGATGCTTGGCGTCTTTTCGGCGCTTGATCTCGTGTTGTTCTATCTGTTCTTCGAGGGCGGCCTCATTCCGATGTTCCTGATCATCGGCATCTGGGGCGGCAAGCGGCGCGTCTACGCCAGCTTCAAATTTTTCCTCTACACGCTGGTCGGCTCGCTGCTCATGCTGCTGGCCATCATGGCGATGTATGGCGTCGCCGGAACGACCGATATCACCGTGCTTTTGAAAACCAACTTCCCGGCCTCGATGCAGAAGTGGCTGTTTCTGGCGTTCTTCGCCTCGCTCGCGGTCAAGATGCCGATGTGGCCGGTTCACACTTGGCTCCCTGACGCTCACGTCGAAGCGCCGACGGCGGGCTCGGTCATTCTTGCCGGCGTTTTGTTGAAGATGGGCGGATATGGGTTCATCCGCTTCTCGCTGCCGATGTTCCCCGACGCCTCGTCCTATTTCGCGCCGCTAATCTTTGCGCTCTCCATCATCGCGATCATCTACACCTCGCTCGTCGCGCTGGTGCAGGAGGACATGAAGAAACTCATCGCCTATTCCTCGGTGGCGCATATGGGTTTCGTCACCATGGGCCTCTTCAGCATGACCGAGCAGGGCGTCCAGGGCGCCGTGTTTCAGATGATCTCGCATGGTCTTGTCTCCGGCGCGCTGTTTCTATGCGTTGGCGTCGTCTATGATCGCATGCATACGCGCGATATCGCCGCCTATGGCGGCCTCGCGGCCCGCATGCCGCTCTATGCTGTCGCTTTCATGATCTTCACCATGGCCAATGTGGGCTTGCCGGGGACCTCAGGCTTCATCGGCGAGTTCCTGAGCCTTCTTGGCGCATTCAGGGTCAATAGCTGGGTCGGTCTATTTGCGACGACCGGGGTCATCCTTTCGGCTGCCTATGCGCTCTACCTCTATCGCCGCATTATCTTCGGCGCGCTCGACAAGCCCAGCCTGCAAAACATCCTCGACCTGTCATGGCGCGAAGTCGCAATTCTTGCGCCGCTGGTCGCGCTAACGCTGTTCTATGGCCTGCATCCGGCGCCTGTTCTGCAAAGTTCCGCCGCCTCCATAACAGCGCTTATCAAGAATTACGACATGGCCTTGTCGACGACCAAGACCGCCGCGCTTGCCCTTCATTAG
- a CDS encoding biotin--[acetyl-CoA-carboxylase] ligase has translation MASHGRLASTNDEALACARSGDPGRLWITAESQTGGRGRNGRSWASPPGNLFASLLLIDPAPLRRAAELGFVTSIALALALRDLLGGDSRLAIKWPNDILYDGAKLAGILLESASLPEGFACVVGIGVNCNSHPEDTLYKATNLMAIAGDRVAPETVFEQLTAAMAYWLDVWAEGAGFETIRAEWLSLAVGIGGKISVRRSKDSLEGVFQTIDSTGRLVLLQNSGSVAIDAGDVFLLAPPQVVDQ, from the coding sequence TTGGCCAGTCATGGCCGGCTGGCTTCGACTAATGACGAGGCTTTGGCTTGCGCGAGATCCGGCGATCCCGGCCGGTTATGGATTACCGCGGAATCGCAGACCGGCGGCCGCGGCCGCAATGGCCGCTCCTGGGCCTCGCCCCCCGGCAATCTTTTTGCGAGCCTCCTGCTGATCGATCCGGCGCCGTTGCGCCGCGCCGCGGAACTCGGTTTCGTGACCAGCATCGCGCTCGCGCTGGCGCTGCGCGACCTCCTTGGCGGCGATTCTCGGCTCGCGATCAAATGGCCGAACGATATTCTTTATGATGGCGCAAAACTTGCGGGCATTTTGCTTGAGAGCGCTTCGCTGCCGGAGGGCTTTGCCTGCGTCGTCGGAATTGGCGTGAATTGCAATTCCCATCCGGAAGATACGCTCTACAAAGCGACGAATCTCATGGCAATTGCGGGCGACCGGGTTGCGCCCGAAACTGTGTTCGAGCAACTGACGGCGGCGATGGCTTATTGGCTGGACGTTTGGGCCGAAGGCGCAGGGTTTGAAACGATTCGCGCCGAATGGCTGTCCCTCGCCGTCGGCATTGGCGGCAAAATCAGCGTGCGACGGTCAAAAGATAGCCTCGAAGGCGTTTTTCAGACGATCGACTCCACTGGCCGTCTCGTTCTTCTGCAAAATTCCGGATCTGTCGCGATTGACGCGGGCGACGTTTTTCTGCTCGCACCGCCGCAGGTCGTCGATCAATAG
- the nuoN gene encoding NADH-quinone oxidoreductase subunit NuoN, giving the protein MAPLSFALAHSLPEVILAIGVLVLVLLGAVRGKESDGPMTEIAVGLLGAAILAILLGAKTQAVVFDGAFIDDGFGRFMKVLALLGSLVTLVMGQDFLAREKIDKFEFPILILLATIGMLMLISAQSLIALYLGLELMSLALYVIAAFHRDNVRASEAGLKYFVLGALSSGMLLYGASLIYGFAGTVSFAGIAEAVHGQASLGIVFGMVFLMTGLAFKMSAAPFHMWTPDVYEGAPTPVTAFFATAVKMAAVAITVRVLLTPFAGIPSQWRQIIVFISILSMALGAFAAIGQTSIKRLMAYSAIGHIGFALVGLAAGTEAGVVGVMAYMAIYLVMTLGTFAVILSMQIAGHNVEKIADLSGLARTDPVTAFFFAMLMFSLAGIPPLAGFFAKWYVFNAAIQAHLYPLAVIGVLSSAVAAFYYLRIVKVMYFDDPAPAFDKPAPVLRVVLAVTTLLVLFLFAYPGLFIDATSAAAKSLF; this is encoded by the coding sequence ATGGCGCCGCTTTCATTCGCTCTCGCGCATTCCTTGCCGGAAGTTATTCTGGCGATTGGCGTTCTCGTTCTCGTCCTCCTTGGCGCCGTTCGCGGCAAGGAGTCAGACGGGCCGATGACCGAGATCGCCGTCGGCCTTCTCGGAGCCGCAATTCTCGCCATTCTCCTCGGCGCCAAAACCCAGGCGGTGGTGTTCGATGGGGCCTTTATCGATGACGGGTTTGGCCGTTTCATGAAGGTGCTGGCGCTGCTTGGATCTCTGGTTACTTTGGTCATGGGCCAGGATTTTCTCGCTCGCGAGAAAATCGACAAATTCGAGTTTCCGATTCTCATTCTTTTGGCCACGATCGGCATGCTGATGCTGATTTCAGCGCAGAGCCTCATCGCGCTTTATCTCGGGCTTGAGTTGATGTCCCTCGCGCTCTACGTCATCGCCGCGTTCCATCGCGACAATGTCCGAGCCTCTGAGGCGGGCCTCAAATATTTCGTCCTCGGCGCGCTTTCGTCCGGCATGCTGCTTTATGGGGCGTCGCTGATTTATGGCTTCGCCGGAACGGTCTCCTTCGCCGGCATCGCAGAGGCGGTGCATGGGCAGGCCTCGCTCGGCATCGTCTTCGGCATGGTGTTTCTGATGACAGGCCTTGCCTTCAAGATGTCGGCGGCCCCCTTTCATATGTGGACGCCCGATGTTTATGAGGGCGCGCCGACGCCGGTCACCGCATTCTTTGCGACCGCGGTAAAAATGGCCGCCGTCGCCATTACGGTTCGGGTTCTGCTGACGCCGTTTGCCGGCATTCCCTCGCAATGGCGGCAGATCATTGTATTCATCTCCATTCTGTCGATGGCGCTCGGAGCCTTCGCGGCGATCGGGCAGACCAGCATCAAGCGCCTGATGGCCTATTCCGCCATCGGTCATATCGGTTTTGCTTTGGTCGGCCTTGCGGCTGGAACTGAGGCCGGCGTCGTCGGCGTCATGGCCTATATGGCGATCTACCTCGTTATGACGCTCGGGACCTTCGCGGTCATCCTGTCGATGCAGATCGCCGGTCACAATGTCGAGAAAATTGCCGATCTTTCGGGACTCGCGCGGACTGATCCTGTAACAGCGTTCTTCTTCGCGATGCTGATGTTTTCGCTGGCCGGAATCCCTCCGTTGGCGGGTTTTTTCGCCAAATGGTACGTGTTCAACGCGGCGATCCAGGCGCATCTCTACCCGCTCGCGGTCATCGGCGTCTTATCGAGCGCCGTGGCGGCGTTTTATTACCTGCGGATCGTCAAGGTCATGTATTTTGACGATCCGGCTCCGGCTTTCGACAAACCGGCGCCTGTTTTGCGAGTCGTGCTTGCGGTGACAACCCTTCTCGTGCTGTTCTTGTTCGCTTATCCGGGTCTTTTCATCGACGCCACCTCGGCGGCGGCGAAGTCCTTGTTCTAA
- the nuoH gene encoding NADH-quinone oxidoreductase subunit NuoH: protein MAETGWFLPLLLTLVKSVVLLVVLLIFIAYILYADRKIWAAVQLRRGPNVVGPWGLLQSFADMLKFVLKEPVIPDGANKGVFLLAPFVMGLLSLAAWAVIPIDDGWAIADINVGILYILAISSLGVYGIIMGGWASNSKYPFLSALRSAAQMISYEVSIGFVIITVLLCVGSLNLTDIVNAQNSRFGLFGWYWLPLFPMFVIFFVSVLAETNRPPFDLVEAESELVAGFMVEYSSTPYMLFMLAEYVAIITMCALTTILFLGGWLSPIPFAPFTLVPGAIWFILKVCGVFFMIAMVKAFVPRYRYDQLMRLGWKVFLPMSLAMVVIVAAVLQLTGWGAGMAQ from the coding sequence ATGGCCGAGACTGGTTGGTTCCTGCCTCTGCTTCTCACCCTCGTGAAAAGCGTCGTTCTGCTCGTCGTCCTGCTGATTTTCATCGCCTATATTCTTTACGCGGATCGCAAAATCTGGGCGGCGGTGCAGCTGCGGCGCGGCCCCAATGTGGTGGGTCCCTGGGGACTTCTACAAAGCTTTGCGGACATGCTGAAGTTTGTCCTCAAAGAGCCCGTCATTCCAGACGGCGCGAACAAAGGGGTTTTTCTGCTCGCGCCTTTCGTCATGGGCCTGCTTTCTCTGGCGGCCTGGGCGGTGATTCCGATCGATGATGGCTGGGCCATCGCCGACATCAATGTCGGAATTCTCTATATTTTGGCGATCTCCTCGCTCGGCGTCTATGGCATCATCATGGGCGGTTGGGCGTCGAATTCAAAATATCCGTTTCTGTCGGCGCTGCGCTCCGCGGCTCAGATGATCTCATATGAGGTCTCGATCGGCTTCGTCATCATCACGGTGCTGCTCTGTGTCGGGTCGCTCAATCTCACCGATATAGTGAACGCCCAGAATTCGCGCTTCGGACTGTTCGGCTGGTATTGGCTGCCGCTTTTTCCGATGTTCGTCATCTTTTTCGTTTCGGTTTTGGCTGAAACCAACCGTCCGCCTTTCGATCTTGTCGAGGCCGAGTCCGAGCTTGTCGCGGGCTTTATGGTTGAATATTCCTCGACGCCCTACATGCTGTTCATGCTCGCTGAATATGTGGCGATCATCACCATGTGCGCCCTGACGACCATACTCTTTCTCGGCGGCTGGCTTTCGCCGATCCCCTTCGCGCCTTTCACTCTGGTTCCGGGGGCCATCTGGTTCATTTTGAAGGTTTGCGGGGTTTTCTTCATGATCGCCATGGTGAAAGCCTTCGTGCCGCGCTATCGCTACGACCAGCTGATGCGGCTTGGTTGGAAAGTGTTTTTGCCGATGTCGCTCGCCATGGTGGTCATTGTCGCCGCGGTGCTGCAGCTGACCGGCTGGGGCGCGGGGATGGCGCAATGA
- the nuoK gene encoding NADH-quinone oxidoreductase subunit NuoK produces the protein MTLTLNHFLVVAAILFTLGVAGIILNRKNIIIVLMSVELILLSVNINLVAFSGFLGDLTGQVFALFILTVAAAEAAIGLAILVTYYRNRGSIAVEDINMMKG, from the coding sequence ATGACGCTCACGCTCAACCACTTTCTCGTCGTCGCGGCCATCCTATTCACGCTTGGCGTCGCCGGCATCATCCTCAACCGCAAGAACATCATCATCGTGTTGATGTCGGTCGAACTGATCTTGCTTTCGGTCAATATCAATCTTGTCGCCTTCTCCGGCTTTCTCGGCGATCTGACCGGGCAGGTCTTTGCGCTCTTCATCCTGACCGTCGCGGCGGCAGAAGCGGCGATCGGGCTTGCGATTCTCGTCACCTATTATCGCAACCGCGGCTCCATCGCGGTCGAAGACATTAACATGATGAAGGGCTGA
- the nuoI gene encoding NADH-quinone oxidoreductase subunit NuoI, with amino-acid sequence MMKLDQSAKAVFLTEFVGAFMLSMRYFFKPKATLNYPHEKNPQSPRYRGEHALRRYPNGEERCIACKLCEAICPAQAITIEAGPRRNDGTRRTTRYDIDMVKCIYCGFCQEACPVDAIVEGPNAEFAVETREELYYDKNRLLENGDRWEREIARNLALDAPYR; translated from the coding sequence ATCATGAAACTTGATCAATCCGCCAAGGCGGTTTTCCTGACGGAGTTCGTCGGCGCCTTCATGCTTTCGATGCGCTATTTCTTCAAGCCGAAGGCGACGCTGAACTATCCGCATGAGAAAAATCCGCAGTCCCCGCGTTATCGCGGCGAACATGCGTTGCGGCGTTATCCGAACGGCGAAGAGCGCTGCATCGCCTGCAAACTCTGCGAGGCGATCTGCCCGGCGCAGGCGATCACGATCGAAGCCGGCCCGCGCCGGAACGACGGCACCCGCCGCACGACCCGTTATGATATCGACATGGTCAAATGCATCTATTGCGGCTTCTGTCAGGAGGCTTGCCCGGTCGACGCCATCGTCGAAGGGCCCAATGCGGAATTTGCGGTCGAAACGCGCGAGGAACTTTACTACGACAAGAACCGGCTGCTCGAGAATGGCGATCGCTGGGAGCGGGAGATCGCGCGCAATCTCGCGCTCGACGCGCCTTACCGGTGA